The Streptococcus oralis Uo5 genome includes a window with the following:
- a CDS encoding GMP reductase, whose translation MLNEFPIFDYEDIQLIPNKCVIKSRAEADTSVTLGNHTFKLPVVPANMQTILDENVAEQLAKDGYFYIMHRFDEAGRIPFIKRMHDQGLIASISVGVKDYEYDFVSRLKADAPEYITIDIAHGHADSVISMIQHIKKELPDTFVIAGNVGTPEAVRELENAGADATKVGIGPGKVCITKVKTGFGTGGWQLAALRWCAKAARKPIIADGGIRTHGDIAKSIRFGASMVMIGSLFAGHIESPGKTIEVDGEQFKEYYGSASQYQKGAYKNVEGKRILLPAKGHLQDTLTEMEQDLQSAISYAGGRKVADLKHVDYVIVKNSIWNGDASH comes from the coding sequence ATGTTAAATGAATTTCCAATTTTTGATTACGAAGATATTCAGTTGATTCCTAATAAATGTGTCATTAAAAGCCGTGCAGAAGCAGACACGAGTGTCACACTTGGAAATCACACTTTCAAACTACCTGTTGTACCTGCAAATATGCAGACGATTTTGGATGAGAATGTAGCAGAGCAACTGGCTAAAGATGGCTACTTCTACATTATGCATCGTTTTGATGAGGCTGGGCGCATTCCTTTTATCAAACGCATGCACGATCAAGGGCTCATTGCTTCCATTTCTGTCGGTGTTAAGGACTACGAGTATGATTTTGTTAGCCGACTCAAGGCTGATGCTCCTGAGTATATCACGATTGACATTGCCCATGGTCATGCGGATAGCGTGATTTCTATGATTCAACACATCAAGAAAGAATTACCAGACACTTTTGTCATTGCTGGTAACGTAGGAACACCAGAAGCTGTGCGTGAATTGGAAAATGCTGGAGCGGATGCCACTAAGGTTGGAATCGGTCCTGGTAAGGTTTGTATTACCAAGGTCAAGACAGGTTTTGGCACAGGTGGCTGGCAGTTGGCAGCCCTTCGCTGGTGTGCTAAGGCTGCTCGCAAACCGATCATCGCTGATGGTGGCATTCGTACTCATGGTGATATTGCCAAGTCTATCCGTTTCGGTGCCAGCATGGTCATGATTGGTTCCCTATTTGCAGGACATATCGAAAGCCCTGGAAAGACAATCGAAGTTGATGGGGAACAGTTCAAAGAATACTATGGTTCAGCTTCTCAATACCAAAAGGGAGCATATAAAAATGTGGAAGGTAAGCGAATCTTACTGCCTGCTAAAGGGCATTTGCAAGACACCCTTACTGAGATGGAACAGGACTTGCAAAGTGCTATCTCTTATGCAGGTGGACGCAAGGTTGCTGACCTCAAACACGTTGATTATGTTATCGTGAAAAACTCTATCTGGAACGGGGATGCTTCCCACTAA
- the rnc gene encoding ribonuclease III: protein MKELQTVLKKRFAIEFADKNLLETAFTHTSYANEHRLLKISHNERLEFLGDAVLQLLISEYLYKKYPKKPEGDLSKLRAMIVREESLAGFARDCQFDQFIKLGKGEEKSGGRNRDTILGDAFEAFLGALLLDKDVARVKEFIYQVMIPKVEAGDFEMIKDYKTHLQELLQVNGDVDIRYQVTSETGPAHDKVFDVEVLVEGRSIGKGQGRSKKLAEQEAAKNAVEKGLNSCI from the coding sequence ATGAAAGAATTACAAACTGTACTGAAGAAGCGTTTTGCAATCGAATTTGCAGACAAAAACTTACTAGAAACGGCCTTTACTCATACGAGTTATGCCAATGAGCACCGCCTCTTAAAAATTTCACACAATGAGCGCTTGGAATTTTTAGGAGACGCTGTTCTGCAATTATTGATTTCAGAATATCTGTATAAAAAATATCCTAAGAAACCAGAGGGAGATTTGTCCAAACTCCGTGCTATGATTGTCCGCGAGGAGAGTTTGGCTGGTTTTGCGCGTGATTGCCAGTTTGATCAGTTTATCAAGCTAGGAAAAGGGGAAGAAAAGTCTGGTGGGCGCAATCGTGACACCATTCTTGGTGATGCCTTTGAAGCCTTTCTGGGTGCTTTGCTTTTAGACAAGGATGTGGCTAGGGTAAAAGAGTTTATCTATCAGGTCATGATTCCCAAGGTTGAAGCAGGTGACTTTGAAATGATTAAGGATTACAAGACACATCTGCAAGAGTTGCTTCAGGTCAATGGCGATGTGGATATTCGTTACCAGGTGACCTCTGAAACGGGACCTGCTCATGATAAGGTTTTTGATGTAGAAGTCCTGGTTGAAGGCAGGAGTATTGGAAAAGGTCAAGGCCGTTCTAAAAAATTGGCAGAGCAAGAGGCCGCAAAAAATGCAGTTGAGAAGGGGCTGAATTCATGTATTTAA
- a CDS encoding type II toxin-antitoxin system death-on-curing family toxin: MTVYLTEKQIEKINALAIQRYSPNEQIQTVSPSALNMIVNLPEQFVFGKPLYPTIFDKATILFVQLIKKHVFANANKRTAFFVLVKFLQLNGYHFAVSVEEAVDMCVTIAVEALTDEKMISYSKWVSEHSVREKIS; this comes from the coding sequence ATGACAGTCTATCTAACAGAAAAGCAAATTGAAAAAATCAATGCTTTAGCAATTCAACGGTATTCTCCAAATGAGCAAATTCAAACAGTTAGTCCCTCAGCGTTAAATATGATTGTGAACTTACCAGAACAATTTGTTTTTGGCAAACCTCTTTATCCAACAATTTTTGATAAAGCAACAATATTATTTGTCCAATTGATAAAGAAGCATGTCTTTGCCAACGCCAATAAACGAACAGCTTTCTTTGTTTTGGTGAAGTTTTTACAATTAAATGGTTATCACTTTGCTGTTTCCGTGGAAGAAGCGGTTGATATGTGTGTGACTATAGCGGTAGAAGCTTTAACTGATGAAAAAATGATAAGCTATTCTAAATGGGTTTCTGAACATTCTGTCAGAGAAAAAATAAGCTAG
- a CDS encoding bifunctional riboflavin kinase/FAD synthetase — protein MITTVPIKNEKDIAVPGKTVLVLGYFDGIHKGHQKLFEVASKASMKDYLPVVVMTFTESPKLALQPYQPELMLHIVNHEEREHKMKWHGVEALFLLDFSSKFASLTGQEFFDTYVRALKPAIIVAGFDYTFGSDKKTADDLKDYFDGEIIIVPPVEDEKGKISSTRIRQAILDGDVKEVNHLLGTPLPTRGMVVHGNARGRTIGYPTANLVLRDRTYMPADGVYVVDIEVQRQRYRGMASVGKNVTFDGEEPRFEVNIFDFSDDIYGETVMVYWLDRVRDMVKFDSIEELVDQLQKDEEIARNWKNGE, from the coding sequence ATGATTACAACAGTACCTATTAAGAACGAAAAAGACATTGCAGTACCGGGGAAAACAGTCCTTGTACTAGGTTATTTTGATGGCATCCACAAGGGGCATCAGAAACTTTTTGAAGTGGCTAGTAAGGCTTCAATGAAGGATTATCTGCCAGTTGTCGTGATGACCTTTACAGAATCGCCAAAACTTGCCTTACAACCTTATCAACCTGAGCTCATGCTCCATATCGTCAATCACGAGGAACGGGAGCACAAGATGAAGTGGCATGGGGTAGAGGCTCTATTCTTACTTGACTTCAGTAGCAAATTTGCTAGTCTAACGGGTCAAGAATTCTTTGATACCTATGTTCGAGCTTTAAAACCAGCTATTATCGTAGCGGGATTTGATTACACCTTTGGCTCAGATAAGAAAACTGCGGATGACCTAAAGGACTATTTTGATGGAGAGATTATCATTGTTCCTCCGGTCGAGGACGAAAAGGGCAAGATCAGCTCCACACGGATTCGCCAAGCTATTCTTGATGGAGATGTCAAGGAAGTCAACCATCTACTAGGCACACCTCTCCCAACCCGTGGAATGGTCGTTCATGGAAATGCTCGTGGGCGTACTATCGGTTATCCAACAGCCAATCTGGTCCTCAGAGATCGGACTTATATGCCAGCAGACGGTGTTTATGTAGTCGATATAGAAGTACAACGTCAGAGATATCGTGGAATGGCAAGTGTTGGGAAAAATGTTACTTTTGATGGAGAAGAGCCACGTTTTGAAGTCAACATTTTTGACTTTTCAGATGATATTTACGGTGAGACCGTCATGGTCTACTGGCTAGATCGTGTCCGTGATATGGTCAAATTTGACTCCATCGAAGAGCTCGTAGACCAACTCCAGAAAGACGAAGAGATTGCTCGAAACTGGAAGAATGGAGAATAG
- a CDS encoding AbrB family transcriptional regulator — translation MVVKTRKQGNSITITIPSEFNIPSGVKYEAKLLPSGEIIFTPEELDHQVSYVSDDAFNLKLDTIFDEYDDVFKALVEK, via the coding sequence ATGGTCGTAAAAACAAGAAAACAAGGAAATTCAATCACTATTACGATTCCAAGCGAGTTCAATATTCCAAGTGGTGTTAAATACGAAGCAAAATTGTTACCAAGTGGCGAAATTATCTTTACTCCTGAAGAATTGGATCATCAGGTCTCTTATGTTTCTGATGATGCCTTTAACTTAAAATTGGATACAATTTTTGATGAATACGACGATGTTTTCAAAGCTTTGGTGGAAAAATGA
- the xerA gene encoding site-specific tyrosine recombinase/integron integrase, which produces MESKVTIIIQEMLPFLNNEQLLALRESLERHLVDGKKKQKHSNNNLLQLFITAKQVEGCSAKTIRYYQRTIENLFHHIKESVTQLTTDDLRSYLANYQSEKDCSKANLDNIRRILSSFFAWLEQEEYIIKNPIRRIKKIKTEQTVKETYTDEHLEIMRDNCENLRDLAMIDLLASTGMRVGELVQLNRSDIDFENRECVVFGKGKKERPVYFDARTKIHLRNYLNDRKDSHPALFVTLLGKAQRLGIAGVEIRLRKLGQKLGIQKVHPHKFRRTLATKAIDKGMPIEQVQKLLGHSKIDTTLAYAMVNQSNVKHSHQKFIS; this is translated from the coding sequence ATGGAATCAAAAGTTACAATTATCATACAAGAAATGTTACCCTTTTTAAACAATGAACAATTACTAGCATTGCGAGAGAGTTTAGAACGCCATCTAGTGGATGGAAAAAAGAAGCAGAAGCATTCGAATAATAATCTGTTGCAATTATTCATCACTGCTAAGCAGGTGGAGGGCTGTAGCGCAAAAACAATACGTTATTATCAGAGAACAATTGAAAATTTATTTCATCATATTAAGGAGTCTGTGACACAACTGACAACAGATGATTTAAGGAGTTATTTAGCAAATTATCAGTCTGAAAAGGACTGTAGTAAGGCGAATTTGGATAATATTCGGCGTATATTGTCCTCTTTTTTTGCTTGGCTTGAGCAAGAGGAATATATCATCAAGAATCCTATTCGAAGGATTAAAAAAATTAAAACAGAACAAACTGTGAAAGAAACTTATACGGATGAACATCTCGAAATTATGAGAGATAATTGTGAAAATTTAAGAGATTTGGCAATGATTGACCTACTAGCATCAACAGGTATGCGTGTAGGAGAACTGGTCCAGTTGAATCGTTCTGATATTGATTTTGAAAACAGAGAGTGCGTTGTTTTCGGAAAAGGGAAAAAAGAAAGACCCGTATATTTTGATGCTCGTACGAAAATCCATTTAAGAAACTATCTCAATGATAGAAAAGATAGTCATCCAGCTCTTTTTGTAACGCTACTTGGAAAAGCTCAGAGACTTGGAATTGCTGGTGTCGAGATTCGATTGAGAAAGTTAGGACAAAAACTTGGAATACAAAAGGTTCATCCACATAAATTCAGAAGAACCCTAGCGACTAAGGCTATTGATAAAGGAATGCCTATTGAACAAGTCCAAAAACTACTTGGTCACAGCAAAATTGATACAACCCTGGCCTATGCCATGGTTAACCAAAGCAATGTCAAACATTCACACCAAAAATTCATCTCTTAA
- a CDS encoding restriction endonuclease subunit S yields the protein MKLIDVCKPKQWKTISTNELVKDGYPVFGANGIIGYFSDYNHEKPTLCITCRGATCGTVNKSLPYSYVTGNSMALDDLDESVIMIDFLYYFLQYRGFNDVITGSAQPQITRQSLSKIIIPDFDITIQKEIAQTIYDLEHLILIRNKQIEKLADLVKSRFNEMFGDIFENPQSKLEDHTELNPNKREELLNFNGDVSFIPMANVSENGKINLSINRNIDDVRKGFTFFKDNDVIVAKITPCFENGKGAPLFGLLNGIGFGSTEFHVLRPKNTVNTVWLYHVTMLSEFRREGERKMTGSGGQRRIPKDFISNFKLNIPPLSLQNEFAEFVAQVDKSQLAIQKSLEELETLKKSLMQEYFG from the coding sequence GTGAAATTAATTGATGTGTGTAAACCTAAACAGTGGAAAACCATTTCAACTAATGAATTAGTTAAAGATGGATATCCAGTTTTTGGTGCAAATGGGATAATCGGTTACTTTTCTGATTATAATCACGAGAAACCTACACTTTGTATAACTTGTCGTGGTGCGACTTGTGGTACAGTAAATAAATCACTGCCCTATTCTTACGTTACTGGAAACTCTATGGCACTTGATGACTTAGATGAATCAGTAATCATGATAGATTTTTTATATTACTTTCTTCAATATCGTGGTTTTAATGATGTTATAACTGGATCAGCACAACCACAAATTACCAGACAATCTTTAAGTAAGATTATAATACCTGATTTTGACATAACAATTCAAAAAGAGATCGCTCAGACTATTTATGATTTAGAACACCTAATCTTAATTCGAAACAAACAAATAGAGAAACTTGCCGACCTTGTAAAATCCCGATTTAACGAGATGTTTGGGGATATTTTCGAAAATCCACAGTCTAAATTAGAAGACCACACTGAGTTAAATCCGAATAAAAGGGAAGAGCTACTAAACTTTAATGGAGATGTTTCGTTTATACCAATGGCAAACGTTAGTGAAAATGGGAAAATTAATTTATCTATTAATCGAAATATTGATGATGTTCGAAAAGGGTTTACTTTTTTTAAGGATAATGATGTAATTGTTGCAAAAATTACACCATGTTTTGAAAATGGGAAAGGTGCCCCATTATTTGGGCTATTGAATGGTATAGGGTTTGGTTCAACTGAATTTCATGTTCTTAGACCCAAGAACACAGTTAATACAGTATGGTTATACCATGTAACAATGCTCTCGGAATTTAGACGTGAAGGTGAGAGAAAGATGACAGGAAGCGGAGGACAGAGAAGAATTCCTAAGGATTTCATTAGCAATTTCAAATTAAATATCCCCCCTCTTTCCCTCCAAAACGAATTCGCAGAATTTGTAGCTCAGGTCGACAAATCACAATTGGCAATTCAAAAATCTCTGGAAGAATTGGAAACATTGAAAAAATCACTTATGCAGGAGTATTTCGGTTAA
- the smc gene encoding chromosome segregation protein SMC, giving the protein MYLKEIEIQGFKSFADKTKVVFDQGVTAVVGPNGSGKSNITESLRWALGESSVKSLRGGKMPDVIFAGTESRKPLNYASVVVTLDNEDGFIKDAGQVIKVERHIYRSGDSEYRIDGKKVRLRDVHDLFLDTGLGRDSFSIISQGKVEEIFNSKPEERRAIFEEAAGVLKYKTRRKETESKLQQTQDNLDRLEDIIYELDNQIKPLAKQAENARKFLDLDGQRKAIYLDVLVAQIKENKAELELTEEELTQVQELLTSYYQKREELEEENQSLKKKRQDLQAQISKDQGSLMDLTNLISDLERKLALSKLESEQVALNQQEAQARLTALEDKRKTLSKEKSEKEVNLAQLEENLAENNKELNRLEAELLAFSDDPDQMIELLRERFVALLQEEADVSNQLTRIENELENSRQLSQKQAEQLEKLKEQLATAKEKASQQKSELETAKEQVQKLLADYQASAKEQEEQKASYQAQQSQLFDRLDSLKNKQARAQSLENILRNHSNFYAGVKSVLQEKDRLGGIIGAVSEHLTFDVHYQTALEIALGASSQHIIVEDENAATKAIDFLKRNRAGRATFLPLTTIKARAISSQNQDAIAASPGFLGMADELVSFDKRLEAIFKNLLATTAIFDTVEHARAAARQVRYQVRMVTLDGTELRTGGSYAGGANRQNNSIFIKPELEQLQKEIAEEEASLRSEEASLKAVQDEMAVLAERLEAIKSQGEQARIQEQGLYLAYQQTNQQVEELETLWKLQEEELNRLTEGDWQVDKEKCQERLATIASEKQNLEAEIEEIKSNKNAIQERYQNLQEQVAQARLLKSELQGQKRYEVTDIERLGKELDNLNLEQEEIQRLLQEKVDNLEKVDTDLLSQQAEEAKTQKTNLQQGLIRKQFELDDIEGQLDDIASHLDQARQQNEEWIRKQTRAEAKKEKVSERLRYLQGQLTDQYQISYTEALEKAHELKDLNLAEQEVKDLEKAIRSLGPVNLDAIDQYEEVHNRLDFLNSQRDDILSAKNLLLETITEMNDEVKERFKSTFEAIRESFKVTFRQMFGGGQADLILTEGDLLTAGVEISVQPPGKKIQSLNLMSGGEKALSALALLFSIIRVKTIPFVILDEVEAALDEANVKRFGDYLNRFDKDSQFIVVTHRKGTMAAADSIYGVTMQESGVSKIVSVKLKDLEETID; this is encoded by the coding sequence ATGTATTTAAAGGAAATTGAGATTCAGGGATTCAAGTCCTTTGCTGACAAGACCAAGGTCGTTTTTGATCAAGGCGTGACAGCTGTTGTTGGGCCAAATGGATCTGGAAAGTCAAATATCACGGAAAGTCTGCGATGGGCCTTGGGAGAGTCCAGTGTCAAGAGTCTTCGTGGTGGTAAGATGCCTGATGTCATTTTTGCTGGGACTGAAAGCCGCAAACCGCTCAATTATGCCTCTGTTGTCGTGACCTTGGATAATGAAGATGGTTTTATCAAGGATGCGGGGCAAGTCATTAAGGTAGAACGTCATATTTACCGTAGTGGTGATAGTGAGTATCGAATTGATGGCAAAAAAGTCCGTCTGCGCGATGTACATGACCTTTTCTTGGATACTGGTTTGGGACGTGATTCCTTCTCTATTATTTCCCAAGGGAAGGTTGAGGAGATTTTCAACTCCAAACCAGAGGAACGCCGTGCCATTTTTGAAGAAGCTGCTGGAGTTTTAAAGTACAAAACTCGTAGAAAAGAAACAGAAAGCAAACTGCAACAAACTCAAGACAATCTAGACCGTTTAGAGGATATTATCTATGAGTTGGACAATCAAATCAAGCCTCTTGCCAAACAAGCAGAGAATGCTAGGAAGTTTCTAGACTTGGATGGTCAACGTAAGGCGATTTACTTGGATGTACTGGTTGCCCAAATCAAGGAAAACAAGGCTGAACTAGAGCTGACGGAAGAAGAACTAACTCAGGTTCAGGAACTTTTGACTAGTTATTATCAAAAGCGTGAAGAGTTAGAAGAAGAAAATCAAAGTCTTAAAAAGAAACGCCAAGATCTCCAAGCTCAAATATCCAAAGACCAAGGAAGTTTGATGGATCTGACGAATCTGATAAGTGATTTAGAACGAAAATTAGCCCTATCAAAACTGGAGTCCGAGCAAGTAGCCCTCAATCAACAAGAAGCACAAGCCCGTTTGACTGCTTTGGAAGATAAGAGAAAGACTCTAAGTAAAGAGAAATCTGAAAAAGAAGTGAACTTGGCACAGTTAGAGGAAAATCTAGCTGAAAATAACAAGGAACTCAATCGTTTAGAAGCAGAATTGCTAGCTTTTTCTGATGATCCTGACCAGATGATCGAGCTCTTGCGCGAACGCTTTGTCGCTCTTTTACAAGAAGAAGCGGATGTCTCAAACCAACTGACCCGCATCGAGAATGAACTAGAGAACAGCCGTCAGTTATCTCAAAAACAAGCAGAGCAACTTGAGAAACTGAAAGAACAATTGGCTACAGCTAAAGAGAAAGCAAGTCAGCAAAAGTCTGAGCTTGAAACTGCCAAGGAGCAGGTTCAGAAATTATTGGCTGACTACCAAGCTAGTGCTAAGGAGCAAGAAGAACAAAAAGCCTCTTATCAAGCCCAGCAGAGCCAACTATTTGACCGTCTGGATAGTCTCAAAAACAAGCAGGCTAGAGCCCAAAGTTTAGAGAATATCCTTAGAAATCATAGCAACTTTTACGCGGGTGTTAAGAGTGTTCTCCAAGAAAAAGACCGTCTAGGTGGGATTATTGGTGCAGTTAGTGAACATTTGACCTTTGATGTGCATTATCAAACTGCTTTGGAGATTGCGCTTGGAGCAAGTAGTCAGCACATCATCGTAGAAGATGAGAACGCGGCGACTAAGGCTATTGATTTCCTTAAGCGCAACAGAGCCGGTCGTGCAACATTTCTTCCGTTGACGACTATCAAGGCTCGTGCGATTTCTAGTCAGAATCAAGATGCTATCGCAGCAAGTCCAGGCTTCCTTGGCATGGCAGATGAGTTGGTGTCGTTTGACAAGAGACTAGAAGCTATTTTCAAAAACTTGTTAGCAACGACAGCAATTTTTGATACTGTAGAACATGCGCGTGCAGCCGCTCGTCAAGTTCGTTACCAGGTTCGTATGGTGACACTGGATGGGACAGAGTTGCGTACTGGTGGTTCCTACGCGGGTGGTGCCAATCGTCAAAATAACAGTATTTTCATCAAGCCAGAACTGGAGCAATTGCAAAAAGAAATTGCTGAAGAAGAAGCTAGTCTGCGTTCAGAAGAAGCGAGTTTGAAGGCCGTGCAAGATGAGATGGCGGTATTGGCAGAAAGATTAGAAGCTATCAAATCTCAGGGTGAGCAAGCTCGTATTCAGGAGCAAGGTTTGTATCTTGCTTATCAACAAACCAATCAGCAGGTCGAAGAACTGGAAACGCTTTGGAAACTTCAAGAAGAGGAATTAAATCGCCTTACTGAAGGAGATTGGCAAGTGGATAAGGAAAAATGCCAAGAGCGCCTCGCTACTATCGCCAGTGAAAAGCAAAATCTGGAAGCTGAGATTGAAGAGATTAAGTCTAATAAAAACGCTATTCAAGAACGCTATCAAAACTTGCAGGAACAAGTAGCGCAAGCACGCTTGCTTAAGTCAGAACTGCAAGGACAAAAGCGGTATGAAGTGACTGATATTGAACGCCTAGGTAAGGAATTGGATAACCTCAATCTTGAACAAGAGGAAATCCAGCGTCTTCTCCAAGAAAAGGTTGATAATCTTGAGAAAGTGGATACGGATCTGCTAAGTCAGCAGGCGGAAGAGGCCAAAACTCAGAAAACAAACCTCCAACAAGGTTTGATACGCAAGCAGTTTGAGTTGGATGATATCGAAGGTCAGCTGGATGATATTGCCAGCCATTTGGATCAAGCTCGTCAGCAAAATGAAGAGTGGATTCGCAAACAAACACGTGCTGAAGCCAAGAAAGAAAAGGTCAGCGAACGCTTACGCTATCTACAAGGTCAATTAACTGACCAGTACCAGATCAGCTACACCGAGGCTCTAGAAAAAGCACATGAGTTGAAAGATCTCAATCTGGCAGAGCAAGAGGTTAAAGATCTTGAGAAAGCTATTCGCTCACTGGGTCCTGTCAACTTGGACGCTATTGACCAGTACGAAGAAGTCCACAACCGTTTGGATTTCCTCAATAGTCAACGAGATGATATTTTGTCTGCGAAAAACCTACTCCTTGAGACCATCACAGAGATGAATGATGAGGTTAAGGAGCGCTTCAAATCAACCTTTGAGGCTATTCGTGAGTCCTTTAAAGTGACCTTTAGACAGATGTTTGGCGGTGGTCAGGCAGATTTGATATTGACTGAGGGCGATCTTTTAACAGCTGGTGTGGAGATTTCTGTCCAACCTCCAGGTAAGAAAATCCAATCTCTCAACCTCATGAGTGGTGGGGAAAAAGCCCTATCTGCTCTGGCTCTGCTCTTCTCAATCATCCGAGTCAAGACTATTCCTTTCGTCATCTTGGACGAGGTGGAGGCGGCGCTAGACGAAGCCAATGTCAAACGTTTTGGGGATTACCTCAACCGCTTTGACAAGGATAGTCAGTTTATCGTCGTGACCCACCGTAAGGGGACGATGGCAGCAGCGGATTCTATCTATGGAGTTACCATGCAAGAATCAGGTGTTTCTAAGATTGTTTCGGTTAAATTAAAAGATTTAGAAGAAACAATAGACTAG
- a CDS encoding McrC family protein, translated as MRITDNQHKIAKEDFVAEYPKLSQALLDRTLDNLSREDNIFIFPNDLTHTPDLEKDQKIFETVNQEIKTGNVIGFLGCGQEKLTISSRFSDESNDHFLHYLLQKVLHINLTSLDVALSREDKLYQLLMYLFPKYLQAAIRKGLYKEYQRFSHNDSHVKGVIDVGNHLKRNVPFMGNTAYTTREFTYDNPLMQLIRHTIEYIKNQKSFGVLLDSNRENMTEIARVTPAYKLANRAKIIRMNKIKPIRHAYFREYKKLQELCLMILSREKHGLGPQSQRVHGILFDVAWLWEEYVYTLLPKGFIHPRNKDKTDGISVFSNRERKVFPDFYHKELKIVLDAKYKKLEFTEKGINREDLFQLISYSYILEAGKTWKAGLIFPSMEQSVNSEIGKLAGYGAQLKKWSIQIPQNASSYSAFCKMMENSEENFKAIIDEEVGRK; from the coding sequence ATGCGGATAACTGATAATCAGCATAAAATTGCTAAAGAAGATTTTGTCGCAGAATATCCCAAACTAAGTCAAGCTCTTCTTGATAGAACACTGGATAACCTTTCTAGAGAGGATAATATCTTTATTTTTCCAAATGATTTGACTCATACTCCTGATTTAGAGAAGGACCAAAAGATTTTTGAAACTGTCAATCAGGAAATTAAGACTGGAAATGTGATTGGTTTTCTGGGGTGTGGTCAGGAAAAATTGACGATTTCCTCTCGTTTTTCTGATGAAAGTAACGACCATTTTTTACATTATCTTTTGCAAAAGGTTCTTCATATCAATCTCACTAGTTTAGATGTAGCTTTGTCGCGTGAAGATAAGCTCTATCAACTTTTGATGTATCTCTTCCCCAAGTATCTACAAGCTGCAATTCGAAAAGGTCTTTATAAGGAATACCAAAGATTTTCTCATAACGACAGTCATGTAAAGGGAGTGATAGATGTTGGAAATCATCTTAAAAGAAATGTTCCTTTTATGGGAAATACTGCCTATACAACTAGAGAGTTTACTTATGATAATCCACTCATGCAGTTGATTCGACATACGATTGAGTACATAAAGAATCAGAAAAGTTTCGGAGTTCTGCTCGATAGTAATCGTGAAAATATGACAGAAATTGCGCGTGTAACTCCAGCTTATAAACTAGCTAATCGTGCCAAGATTATCAGAATGAATAAAATCAAACCCATCCGACACGCCTATTTCAGAGAGTATAAAAAATTACAGGAACTCTGCTTGATGATTCTGAGTAGAGAAAAGCATGGTCTTGGCCCTCAATCTCAAAGGGTACATGGTATTCTCTTTGATGTTGCCTGGCTTTGGGAAGAGTATGTCTACACCTTGTTGCCAAAAGGTTTCATCCATCCACGAAATAAGGATAAGACGGACGGAATTTCAGTATTTTCTAATCGTGAAAGAAAAGTATTTCCAGATTTTTATCATAAAGAGTTAAAAATAGTTCTAGATGCAAAATATAAAAAACTGGAGTTTACTGAAAAAGGGATCAATCGCGAGGACTTGTTCCAGTTGATTTCCTATTCATATATTTTAGAAGCTGGGAAAACTTGGAAAGCAGGATTGATTTTTCCTAGTATGGAGCAGTCAGTAAATAGTGAAATAGGAAAACTAGCTGGCTATGGAGCTCAATTGAAGAAGTGGTCTATCCAAATCCCTCAGAATGCCTCATCCTATAGTGCATTTTGTAAAATGATGGAAAATTCAGAAGAAAATTTTAAAGCGATTATTGATGAAGAAGTGGGGAGAAAGTAA